From Cheilinus undulatus linkage group 17, ASM1832078v1, whole genome shotgun sequence, one genomic window encodes:
- the derl2 gene encoding derlin-2 — protein sequence MAYQTLQQEYLQIPVVTRAYTTACVLTTAAVQLEIITPFQLYFNPDLILRNYQVWRLITNFLFFGPVGFNFLFNMIFLYRYCRMLEEGSFRGRTADFVFMFLFGGLLMTIFGTFVNLVFLGQAFTIMLVYVWSRRNPNVRMNFFGLLNFQAPFLPWVLMGFSLLLGNSIIVDLLGIAVGHVYFFLEDVFPNQPGGGRWLKTPSIIKMLFDTPEEDANYNPLPEERPGGFAWGEGQRLGG from the exons ATGGCTTACCAGACACTACAACAGGAATATTTACAGATTCCAGTGGTGACCAGGGCTTACACAACCGCATGTGTCCTCACGACTGCTGCTGTG CAATTAGAGATCATCACACCTTTTCAGCTTTACTTCAATCCAGATTTGATTCTAAGGAATTACCAG gTATGGAGACTTATAaccaacttcctgttttttggTCCAGTTGGCTTCAATTTCCTCTtcaatatgattttttt GTACAGATACTGTCGTATGCTGGAGGAGGGATCCTTCAGGGGACGAACGgctgattttgttttcatgtttctcttCGGTGGGCTGCTCATGACC ATATTTGGCACTTTTGTGAATCTGGTGTTCCTGGGTCAGGCCTTCACCATCATGCTCGTGTACGTGTGGAGTCGGAGGAATCCAAACGTTCGTATGAACTTCTTCGGCCTGCTGAACTTCCAGGCCCCGTTTCTGCCCTGGGTGCTGATGGGATTCTCCCTCCTGCTGGGAAACTCCATCATCGTGGATCTTTTAG GTATTGCTGTTGGTCATGTGTACTTCTTCTTGGAGGACGTTTTTCCAAACCAGCCAGGAGGTGGAAGGTGGCTGAAGACCCCGTCGATCAT AAAGATGCTGTTTGACACTCCAGAGGAAGACGCCAACTACAACCCACTCCCGGAGGAGCGCCCCGGCGGGTTCGCCTGGGGGGAGGGACAGCGCCTTGGAGGTTAA